A stretch of the Macaca mulatta isolate MMU2019108-1 chromosome 14, T2T-MMU8v2.0, whole genome shotgun sequence genome encodes the following:
- the LOC144334063 gene encoding LOW QUALITY PROTEIN: uncharacterized protein LOC144334063 (The sequence of the model RefSeq protein was modified relative to this genomic sequence to represent the inferred CDS: deleted 3 bases in 3 codons; substituted 1 base at 1 genomic stop codon), protein MVGLVMERVPGGNTAFPTRFRGQALDAGQSQAVTLLPGVLQGGSRCMRGGWRECQLHATAAGPGFSGLPRALPHPLNSPAHCYPTSTVGSLHACSVQPPSSVPSGTFTPHDNSRCCLGPWGIPGPSSHGVSSWHADQAGPMDLQLSLAAWGCPVGADTTSLPFGPLPRTHCLPGWGEGGREESGRFPSWRDSAGAGRCPGMTIPDSQSQLPGVGWGSLQRARPHSECRDEGSCGPRRWAKHRTGSLILSGVSGAPGQRHXAYWGQGWVEMGLSPKDLGRS, encoded by the exons ATGGTGGGACTGGTGATGGAGCGGGTGCCAGGAGGCAACACAGCCTTCCCCACCAGATTCAGAGGCCAGGCCCTCGATGCTGGGCAGAGCCAGGCTGTGACTCTGCTTCCTGGGGTGCTTCAAGGAGGGTCACGCTGCATGCGGGGTGGCTGGAGGGAGTGCCAGCTGCATGCCACTGCCGCTGGGCCTGGCTTCTCTGGACTCCCACGGGCACTGCCCCATCCTCTG AACAGCCCTGCCCACTGTTATCCCACAAGCACGGTCGGAAGTCTGCATGCCTGCTCTGTCCAGCCTCCGTCCTCTGTCCCCTCGGGGACTTTCACTCCTCATGACAACTCTAGGTGTTGTCTGGGCCCCTGGGGAATCCCCGGCCCTTCCAGCCATGGAGTCAGCTCCTGGCACGCGGATCAGGCTGGACCTATGGATCTGCAACTCAGCCTGGCAGCTTGGGGCTGCCCTGTGGGAGCTGACACGACCTCCCTTCCATTTGGCCCCCTTCCTAGGACCCACTGTTTGCcagggtggggagaa ggaggcagagaggaatCAGGGAGATTTCCATCCTGGAGGGACTCAGCCGGAGCAGGAAGGTGCCCAGGTATGACAATCCCAGACTCCCAGAGCCAACTGCCTGGTGTGGGGTGGGGAAGCCTCCAGAGAGCCCGTCCTCACAGTGAGTGCAGAGATGAAGGGTCCTGTGGACCAAGGCGGTGGGCCAAGCACAGAACAGGAAGCTTGATTCTGTCTGGTGTGTCAGGAGCTCCTGGGCAAAGACATTGAGCTTATTGGGGC CAAGGCTGGGTAGAGATGGGGCTGAGTCCCAAGGACCTTGGACGGAGCTGA